The Nycticebus coucang isolate mNycCou1 chromosome 10, mNycCou1.pri, whole genome shotgun sequence sequence tacttgggaggctgaggcaggagaattgcctaagcccaagagctggaggttgctatgagctgtgataccatagcactctaccgagggcgacaaagttagactctgtctctaaaaacaaacaaaccaagaaaaaaaggttAGGGACCATTACTGCCACACCCAGGGTGGAGCAGGCAGTTACAGCCCACATGCCGACCAGGCTCAGCTCAAGCACAGCCAACAAGATAAAACTGCTTATGTTATAAAATGTAATTCTTCCCTTTCAAACATTCTcatactttctttctcttccaatgGGTATAAAAGTCTGGTATGGcacaattttgaatatttttgactGGGTGAAACATTTTGTAAGATTACATAGCAAATGAACAGTTTAGGCCTTGGTGGGCAGCGTCGCTCATTCCGTACCTTATTGTAGAACTGTTTCCCCCACAGCCTAGTACTAGAGAAGGAGACTTATTTAAAATCATGCCCAGAACTGTCTGCACCAAGAACAAAGATGCAGCTGTCAGCCACAGTTTGACTTGCACCAAAATCCTACCTACCAACTGTTTGACAAAGGTTTGAAGAGCCCCAATTTTTCTGAACTCTGTATAAAAATGACATTATTAGCTGTTATATATAATCTCTGACCCCAGTAAGCTTAGAGCAGCCACTCAGCATTTGTGCACTGTCCCTGACAGATGCATGAATCTACCAGGCACAGGTCTCTGAGCCTTGGTATGTCCTGCTCGGCTTCCCTAGCTGGGCTATTTCCGCTGAGCAGAACACAGCCCTGTGTCAGATTCCAGGATAGCTGGCTTTCCCCGAGGGCGTTTCCCTCTCAGAGGGCATCAAGTCCCACCCTGAGTTCATTCATTTTGTATCAAAACACAGTCAGCCAGGCTCAGTGCTGCTTCAGGGGACACAGCTGGGACCAAGCCAGACTTAGTCTGTCCCTTCAGTGGGGTTTACAGGGTAGGGTCATTGTTCTTAACATTCCATGTGAGTTTTCCCACAAGACCCTAGTCTTTCTGCAGGCCTCCTAGTCCTGACTGTGGCTTTGTTCCAGACCCTGCCATTCATCGCAAGGTTAAACTCTCCTATGGGCCCTGGACGAACTGTTGTCATTAAAGGAGAAGTGAACACAACTGCCAAGGGGTCAGTACGCTTTCCAGTGTTCCCGCTGTGGCCTCCCACCCATCACCTGCTTGTAAGATAGAAGTGAGGCTAGTGTCAGAATCCTCAtttgaaagatgaaaatattaaaaaaaaaaaaaagaggacgtTACGCTGCTGACAACTGGTGGGTGGTGGCAGAGCCAACCTAAAGTCCAGTGTTCTGACCTAGGGTTTTTCTGGCCAGGCAAGAGACCAGTGTTTTTATCCATGAGGCCCACCCTTGTCTGGTAGAACTCCAGGGTAGCCTATGAGGTCAGGCAGCATTTTTTAGGACTCCTCTTGTTATGTGACTTAGAAATTTTCTGCTTTAAGAACCTTTTCTAGGGccacgcctatggctcagtgagtagggggcaggccccatataccgagggtggcgggttcaaacccagccccggccaaactgcaacaaaaaatagccgggcattgtggtgggtgcctgtagtcccagctactcacttGGGGGCTTgaagcaagagagtcacctaaacccaggagttggaggttgctgtgagctgtgacaccacgacactactgagggccacaaagtgagactctgtctctaaaaaaaaaaaaagaaccttttcTAGAAATGTCCAGACTTCTGAAAGCTGGAAATATTAGAGCTTTTTCTAGAAAGTAGCATACTtccaagaaggaaagaacacataTAGGTATTTAGAGAGAACGCCTGCTTCAGAGGGTCCTAGATTCCTATAGACTGAAAGGAACTATTTGGTTCACTGGTGCTAAGCCTTCAATTTCTGCCCAACCAGATCCCAGCCATAGTGccgattttaaaagttttttttatatttttattttgcttagtaCAGTGGATCTGCATTCCCATGTCCATGTACATCCATGTGTTTCCTATAGTTACAATCATAGTTCAAGTCTGGTTATTAAGATTGCAGAAACTGACACTACTCTTCTACTTGGTTaaagtgtttttctgttttatctcAAAAGGTTTAATGTGGATCTACTAGTGGGAAAATCAAAGGATATTGCTCTACACTTGAACCCACGCCTGAATAGCAAAGCATTtgtaagaaattcttttcttcagGAGTCCtggggagaagaagagagaaatattaCCTGTTTCCCATTTAGTCCCGGGATGTACTTTGAGGTAAGATTACAGTTTTTGAAAATGGGACAGGAATAATTGTGGGAGCAGAGGAAGAGTAAGTGGGACATTCATATTAACTTACTGTGTGTGCGTAGAGATTACATGTGGGCTCTTGCTTGTTAACTTGGAGATTGTGATTGAATACCCTTTTTATAACATAGGCCATTGATATAAATGGAAGAGCCAGGCCACTACCACATTATTTGCACTGGGATCATTTGACATTTGTCATTGATTACTAGgaaccccccccctttttttttttaaatcaaacctGTTGCTTGGTAAGATTCATTGAAATTTTAACAGAAATCTTGTCTCAGGACTGGAGTAACATGTTTCATCCTAAATAGACATGAAGATGTGGAAACCCTGGAACTGCCTGCCTGCActgcccatcctctcccatcCTGGTAGACGGGTTCAGGTGACAGTCCTTTGTTCCAAGGAGTAGTCCTGTTTGTATGTATCCAAGGAAGAATCCGTTAGTCCCTAGGAACTAAAAGGCACATAGGCATCCCGAGTCCCCTAACGTTGAACATCACGGTCACACATACCTTTCCCAAGCAGATGTTTCTGGGATGCCAGGCAGAGTTGAATCTCCTGGAGACGTGGACGCTGGGTGGTTGGCTAGGCTCATTCATTAGCTCACCTAGGGGCATTGATTTAGGTTAttcttttaactcttttaaaTCCTCAGGACCATTTGAGCTCACAAAGACTCATGCTATTTGTTAAAAACATAAACATCAAGGTTGAATGAAAGAGGGTAATTTGACATTAAACAGTCCAATACCAATCAGCGGGATCAGGGGCTGACCCCACCGCCCTTTGTTTTGCACGCCCTTTGGGCAGCTTAAGAAAACTGCCTCTGTGGGGTCAGgagtgtgcctttttttttttttttttaatttaagaatgtTATGGGGTACatgttttgtttatgtatttggTTTTTGTACAGATCCAGTGTGCCCCACTTCTCAGCTTGCTTTTCATTGAGGTTTACTTCCATACATGCACTTAAGTGTTCATTGAtgagttccaatttggtattgattacatgtgtttgtttctccattcttatgattttcacttaaaagaatgatttctagggtggtgtctgtggctcaaggagtagggcgccgaccccatatactgggggtggcgggtttaaacccggccccagccaaaaactgcgaaaataagaatggtttctagttccatccagattgtcacaaaagatactagatcgctctgtgtgtgtgtttttacagctgggtagtactccatggtatacatacacatttGAGTAATCCATTTGTGTATTGTTGATTGGCACGtgagttgtttctacatctttgcatttgtgcattgtgctgctataaacattcaagtgcaagtgtcctgtttataaaatgaccttttttcctttgggtacatacccagcagtgggattgctgaatcaaatggtaggtctactttcgtACTTTGAGGTTTCGTTAAACAGTTTTCCATAGGggtggtactagtttgcagtcccaccaacactgtcgagttcctttcctccacatccacaccagcatctgttgctttgggacacTGTAGTCAAACCATTCTCTTTGAATCTCATTGAAGATACATGATACCtcattatagtttttgtttttgagacagtctcactttgtcgccctcagtagagtgctgtggtgtcatagctcacagcaacctcaaactctcgggctcaagcaattctcatgcgtcagcctcctgagtagctgggactacaggcacatggctatttttagagacaaggtctctggctcagactggtcttgaacctgtgagctcaggcaatccacccaccttggcctcccagagtgctaggattacaggcgtgagccagtatGCCTGGCCCTctcatagttttgatttgcatttcctaatgattagagatattgaacattttttcatcactttattggccattagtatatCCTCATTTGAAAAGTTCCCATTCATGTCTTCTGCCTACcctttaatagggttgtttggtTGTTGCTGTTTTGCTTGAgtactttgtagattctggttatcagtatAGCATACAGATATTTTCTCCAATATGCTTGAATTCCTTATAGATTCTGGTCATCAGTCCTTTAGCAGATGAACAGCATGTTaagtttcattttttccttttgagatagtctttccctgtcaccccgggtagagtgccgtggcgtcatagctcacagcaatctcaaactcttgggcttgagcaatcctcttgcctcaccctcccaagtagctgggactataggtgcccgccacacacctgactggttttaattttttagtagagatgggtcttgctcttgcttaggctgggcatgcaaatattttctcccattttatgggTTATCTGTTCACTCTTTTGGCTTGTCCTTGGTTGtacagaagttttgtttttttttttttttaaataatttttttttaattaattaattaatttatttttttgtagagacagagtctcactttatggccctcggtagagtgccatggcctcacacagctcacagcaacctccaactcctgggcttaagcgattctcctgcctcagcctcccgagtagctgggactacaggtgcctgccacaacgcctggctattttttggttgcagtttggccggggccaggtttgaacccgccaccctcggtatatggggccggcgccttaccgactgagccacaggcgccgccctgtacagaagttttttaattggattaggtcccatttctttatttttgtcactgttggagtcttcttcatgagtTCTTTGCCCAAGGCAATTATCTGTAAGTTTTTCTGACACCTTCTAGGATTCTTACagtttcctgccttaggtttACGTCTTTTATCTAtcatgagttgatttttgtgagtggtaagaggtgcagatcctgtttcagtcttttatatgtggctatccagttttcccagcaaatttattgaacagggattttttttccctagcgtatgtttttatatgttttgtcaaaaatcatatGGGAACCTGAGGCACTCCTGTAAGCAGTAAGGCACAAACAGgaggtaacttacaaaggaaaactgaTCAGACCAATTGCTGACTTCTCCACTGAAACCCTACAAGCCAGAAGGGAGCAGGGACTCATCCTCCGCCTTCTCTAACAGAATAATGGCCAGTTAAATGTGCGTTACACAAGGCCGCTTCCACCTGGGTGAAACTGGACTACACAGAGAATTGGAGAAATAACCACAACCTGACATTACATCCCTACAGAATGGTCCTGTCTACTGCTTTGTATCCAAAGACAGTGCGGGGGGGAACAGAGTGGCCCTCTGAGGATGAGCGGTAACCCAGCCTGGTTCCCGGAGCGTGGTGTCACAAGTGTGCAGTGTAGGTGTAAAGGCGACATGAAAGGCTAAGGGGCTTTTGTCTAGTTGAGTTTTGAGCAAAGATAGTTCTGAAGGGCTAACACGGAGATAAATCTTAATTCGATCTGCCAGAATGCTAAGAAGTTACTCCTGAGACTCAGGTGCTCAGCTTGGAAGAGCTTTGGTGAAACAGACTGAGGCCAGGAtgtgctgggctgggctggaatcAACACCACTAAGTAGTTACGCAATCTTGAGCAAGAACCTTAAGCCTCTGGAATTTCATAGTAGTTTCTGATTTATCCAAGATACTTGAGTTTGAGGCAAAAAAGTCAGAGCTCAAGTCCCTTGGTTCCCAGCCTGCTGGTTGGAATCAGAATCTCAGTGAGTGCACGTCAGGATGGCAGCAGTCTGCCTACTTCACTAGAGCTCCTGCACGCTGGTGGCGGGGAGAGGGCAGGATGGGCCGCAGACCCAGGGGACAGTGTGAGGCTCCAAGCGTGTTAGAGTAACTTCCCTCAGTGGGACAAGGCAAAAGTGCCATGATGGCCTCAGAAACCACAAATCACAGAGGTTAACAGCAGCCGGCCAAGACTCCGTGTTTAAAGCAAACCAGTGGTTTGCTCTCTGACAGTACTAGTGTGCAAAAACCAAAATTTCTAAACGCAGGGGAAGCACTAACGgtacatttcctttcctttcagatGATAATTTATTGTGATGTTAGGGAATTCAAGGTTGCGATAAATGGCGTACACAGCCTGGAATACAAGCACAGGTTTAAAGAGCTCAGCAGTATCGACATGCTGGAAATTAACGGGGATATCCGCTTACTGGAAGTAAGGAGCTGGTAGCCCACGTGACTGCTACAAAACCTGAAATACACAATGGCTTCTGTGGTACTGACCTCGTCCACACGCATCTGTCACTGTATTGTTTAACTTGCTAAATGAGCTTGCACAACACGCGTCCTGCTGGGTGTTCTCAGTCCTCGCCACGCAGCGTGACTGTGTCCAACACCCTGAACCAGCACACCCGGTCACCCTGCTCTTGCCCACCCTCACTGCCTCTTGAAAATCACTTTCAATAAGTATTTATGAAGCATCTGCTATAGTAGTACATGGACTGAGCACAAATGCTGGGCTGTGCTGAGCTGGAACACATACACGCTGGTGCCAGAAGCCAGCATGCTCTGTGTCCTTTTGAGCCGGGGGGCTTCTGTGCTCTCCCGTTTCTCTACAGGCACCTCTATAGGCACCGTACAGCCTCATCAGGGGTCCCTCGGGATTAGAGTTGTGCAGCTGCTAACCCGCTCAAGATGCTCCTCTGTAGAAGGCACTACTCCTTCCCCAGCCGTTGCTTTCATGACCATGCTTTATCACACCCCACACTGAGAGACTGATGCCGACTTACCTGgcagtttattttctttggtgCAATATATACATGTAGCTCTACTAGCATAAGTTTTACCAAATAATTAACATGACATCTGAACATAGCACATAAATCCAGGcacaaaaccaaagcaaaacaaaaaaataagtggtGATAAATTAACTTGATGTCAAGCTCAAGGCAGCTGATTTCTGTGTATCTGAATTTACAGTGTCTACAGACTCCTACAGAGAGTTTACAGTAAAGACAAGATGCTTTTAATTTATAAGACAATTGTGGGTAACAGTAATGTCAAGATTAGAATTAAGAAttcatggctgggcacagtggcgcactctgggaggccaaggtgggtggattgcttgagctcaggagttcacgaccaacctgagcaagagcaagacccatctctactaaaaacagaaaaactagctgggcattgtggcaggcgcctacagtcccagctatactcaggaggctgaggcaagaggatcgcttgagcccaagagtttgaggtaactATAGCTcagatgccatgggactctacccagggcaacagagtaagactgtcttgaaaaagaaaattaaaaaataaataaagctttaaataataaaaagagaagaaaaaagtagcaTTAAGAAATTCATAAAATAGGCACTATCCGAAAGTAACATATACCACTGAGACCCATGAAGTAGGCAGGGAGTAACCTAAAAATCTGCTGTCCACATGTGAACCGCGGCTCGCGGCCACTCTTCTGAAGATTAGTCTCTTCCTTAGTAACTGAGATGAAAACATTTGTTATACTGTCGGTGATTAAAATCAAACCTGTATCAGCAAGTTAAATTActgcatttctataatttttctatGATTTGAAGGGAGTTAGCAGTTCTGCGTAGGATCTTTACCAGTTATATCTCGTCACAGGAAATTTCAAAggttgggagaggggagggataGAAGCTCAGTCAAGTCAGATCATTTTATTATTGTAATCTGCTGGGCAGAATTTTGTCATAGCAGGTTTTGGTTAGATATTATTTCTATCCATACATTAAAAAGAATACCTTTATcaatcttattttttataaagcatGCAGCATAGAAACTGCTAGCCCTGAATTCTTTTCCAGCTTCATGTTCATTTATCAGTCTGTCTTATCAACCCTAAAAaacattgggggtgggggagtgggcaGGGAAAGTTATAGGAGGCAAGAAGTCTCTAGAATCCCTCtcagttattttttcttcataaaaaacatcaaagaggcttggtgcctgtagctcagtggttagggcaccaaccacatgcaccggggctggcaggttcaaacctggccagggcctgctaaacaacaatgacaattacatcaaaaaatagccgggtgttgtggtgggcgctagtactcccagctactcggaaggctgaggcaagagaattgtgtgagcctaagagtttgaggttgccgtgagttataacgccactgcactctacttactctactgagggcgatgtaaTGAAACtattgtctcaaaacaaaacaaacatcaaagaATGTGGCTGAGATCTTGGACAATGTTAGGCATGTAGGAAAAAAACCCACTCACGTTTCCCTTAATCTTACaaagttcattttcatttatgttttacgTGGAGCTGTTAAGACTGATTCTTtgacaaaataaatgcaaaatcttaatatttttgttcagatatttcttaaaaagaaatatgcattTCTTACAAGCTGTATCTCTAACCTGCAAGTTGGCCTTTTGCTTGTCACAGTTCCACACCAAGTCTGTATTAAATTAGAGCCCAGGTTTTCAAACTCCATGTGGACAGTCTATGGGATAGTTCTTAgagacctttaaaaaataaaggcagattggtttatttttgtttgaggcCTCACCAGCTTCAAAATGACACAGTACGAGATTAGGGCACTTCAAAGTATTGGGAAAAAACCTACTTACATTTACTTACTTTCTTATATTAGTAATTCTTGGGGTAACCACCAGTGAAATTGTGATCATTTGTAATCCTTGAGGGGCACCCTCATGCTACCTAGTGTTTCTGGGACCAGCCAGGTGTGGCCTGTTTTATAGGCAAGCTATTGCATCTTCTActcaaaatgaaaagtaaaaatcccAAATGACTTTGCAGTCAAAAGTATTCCTGCTGAATGCTGATTAACTGTCATGCAGTCGAGGTAGAGGGCTAATCTGAGTGAAATCTCCAACATGGACACCGGGTATATCAGTCACTGCTACACAGAAGAGTTAAGGCTTTACATTCCTATGCGATACCAGCTTTGGGCGCTAAAAGAAAACATGTCCATTATTAACCATATCAATCACATACACTATAACAAACGTTTAAACAAACATTGCAGAGTATATTAAAACATCatataacatttacttgttttgtAATGGCAGGCGAGGCTTATGTGGTAGCACAAACCAGGTGGGAATTCTGTCAAGAAGTGATTAAATAAGTCCAGCAGGTGTTAAGGCACCAAAAGTAACATGGCACCAAACAcccccaaataaaaatatgaaaaattttcaaCTCTGAGCAGAGTATGAAAGATCCGAGAGTTTCAGAAGTAGCTCTGGAGTGGCTCCCCCAGTATCGCTTCCAGTTGCTGAATAGTCTTTTGGCACTGATGCTCCACTTCTTCACATTcatctaaaacaaataaataaaattaaaatctgtgCTAGTCAATCTCCCTGCTTCAGTCATCAGCCTAATTCTCGATGTCTTCATTCTCCTCAATCATTTAATCACAAGAGCGAAATGAGGCAAAGACCCATGGAATGCTCTGCCGTCCTGCTTTCCCCTTCACTCCCTTCCTCCAGGAAGACAGAAGCCCCAGAAACCCCAATTCAAAACCCCTCAGGATGCCTCTCTTGAATAGCTCACACAGCCCCTCTGCAGGaggcaagagagagaggagaacgCATTTCTTTGGTTTAGATAAACCAAAGTAGACCACGAATACAAAAGCGTGCTCATCCCACCACCCCTGCTCCATAACATGGTTATTTCTTGGGCCACGCGGTGGTACAAATGCTTAAAAGGGTATGTTGAGATCCTGGTTGTCTAGACCACTGCTTCCTCTTTACACTTTTGTCACCTGTGTCAAATAATCGAAAACTTTTAGGCCTCtagtttcttccttttaaaacagGGATAATGGCACAGGGATAATCctgttgtgatgattaaatgagataacccCCGTATGTCACCTAACTTCAAGTACCGAATGAATGGCCATTATTCGAAGTGGACACAGACATTTCTATACAATAACCCCACATTTGGGGACCAAATATTCAGTCGTATGAATGTAGGAAGTTCGTTAAAAACAATATTGTAATCTGTATCGTCACAAGAAAAAACTCCGTAAGACAGTGAAGTTTATACTGTAAATAGAGTCTCCATCAAGTGATCACCAGGTGGCCAGTTCCTAAGTTGGTCGCTTCCTAAGGAACTGGAGCCTGCACACTTGAGGCTGGGAGCAGGACAGAGACTGGATCAACTGCTAATGACCTTATGTCCAAATACGCATTATCTCTGGGCACATCTTCACAGAATTTTACTGtaattatttcttaatagtttaaCAGTTTGGGAATTACCTTCCATCAATTCTGCTAAGAAAGGAATGGATTCTGGTAGCAAGACAATATAATTCTCCTTTAGTTTTTCAGCCAGTGCTAATACAGTAAGCAAAGCAGCAAATCGAACCTGAAAgggataaaagaataaaaaaaagtattgctcttttaattattttaagatctGTACTGAGTTGAGACAAGCTCTGCTTTCAGAACTAATGTTATGTTACCTGTGGTTTTTTGTTAAGTCCATTCAACTTTTATCTTACAACACCAGTATATTTAACCATTTGGGATCTGTTTGTAATATGGCAATCTTAGTAATCTGTGTTTCCAAACTGTGTTCCAACACTATAGATCTTTAATgtctttttacattttcctttaatataaaataaaataaaatgccatgtaCAAATGGAAGCGTGTCACCAAATTAAACTGCCGTGGAGCTCACCGGTTTGCCAGGCTGCCTGACATGGTGCCGAAGTGGCAATAAGCATCCCTGGCCATTTCTGCAGGGTTCCTCCCCACAGGGCCAGACAGCAGTCAGCGCTGTCGTGTAGGAGGGTCCCGGGTACCTGAGCGGGTTATGCTCTCATCTCAGcactgaataaaaaacaaactgcATCATGATGTCCTATTGTGgaactttaaacaaaaaatttggAGTTTCTCACATGCCTTGTCTGTAACAAGGAGTGCAGGCAGATGTCAGGCATTGTCAGTAATTCACTTTGAAATAAAACCCCTACTAGTTCTTTTTCTAGCTTTGgatattttaatgaaagaatCTTTGGTTACTGCACAACGAGCTATTAAAAACACCTGTTTGTGAATACCCACATTCAATCAGGATTTCCTTGATACTGTACTGATGCTGCAATTTGTGGAAGAATTACAGTTTAAAATTTGGGGGTTTACCAAAATAGCCTCATTGTACTCATATCCTAGTAAGTAATTTGAACTAATAAATTCTGTTAATAAAATCTGCTTTGGTCTGTTATATATGTCTAGTGAGGTTCCAATACAATAATTAGTTTGAGAAATCGTGATTCACTGCTGAAACAGTTTGAAAATTCTGACACAGATACGGAATTTTACCTTCCACtcaacctgccacaacactgtattTCTACGGCTACCACTTACTCCACAAGATGGGAAGCCTAACATATAAAAAAGATAGTCTATGTGTTGCTCTGACTTGAAAGACTGCTCTGTGGACCACTGAAAGCATCTCTAGGCACAGTGATATTTCTATGGCACTTTAAAAACATGCGGAATTACCTCAAGTCTTTACTAGTCAAGATTTGAAAGTCTTTAGAAAGTATTTTAGGACTTGTGTATAACAGACTACTGGGGTTGGGGGAGAAGGGAACTATAGTTATTTATAAATAGCCTGTAGGTAAACTCAGATTTTCCTGGGCTCAAATTTCTACCTAACACAGAAAATCAGACCTGTAATTCTGCAgtcacaaatgttcttaacatTCTCCCCTGCCAGTTTCCCAGGGGTCTACATCCATGACCACCTGCAGGCTGCTGAGACTATACAGAGAATACATGCAGCTTCAGTGCTTGTCACCAGGTCCCTAACCTTAGGTGAGGAGTCTCTCATCTTCAGCAAAATCTGGTAGTTGAGTGGTTTCCAGAGAGAGTCATCTGCCATGGCCACTGAAAACTGTGCAATGCATGGTATCAGGTGTTTCGTCACCCGCTCCTGGAACTTCTCTTCTCCACCAAGCCTGTTTTCCAGCTAGGAAGAGTAAAACAAGGACTTGGAACAACAGGtcttactttttcttctgttttaaaaaataacatgtataAACAATATTTTACTATCCTTCATGACATTGGTAGGCTCAAAAACTAAGTACTATATAGTATTCTAATACTCTCTGCAGAACAAATTTATTGCCTCCTCCTGGAACTCAAATGGAATTTCGTACTCTTTAGCATCACTCTTTCTCTCCAGCAGAACATCCTGAAGTTCTTTCCTTCAGAGAGGG is a genomic window containing:
- the LGALS8 gene encoding galectin-8 isoform X1, which codes for MLSLNNLQNIIYNPVIPYVGTIPEQLEPGTLIVIRGHVPSDMDRFQVDLQCGSSVKPRADVAFHFNPRFKRSNCIVCNTLKNEKWGWEEITYDMPFRKEKSFEIVIMVLKDKFQVAVNGKHILLYAHRISLEKIDTLGIYGKVNIHSVGFSFSSDLQSTQPSAVELTAMSKENPSTREGDLFKIMPRTVCTKNKDAAVSHSLTCTKILPTNCLTKTLPFIARLNSPMGPGRTVVIKGEVNTTAKGFNVDLLVGKSKDIALHLNPRLNSKAFVRNSFLQESWGEEERNITCFPFSPGMYFEMIIYCDVREFKVAINGVHSLEYKHRFKELSSIDMLEINGDIRLLEVRSW